A stretch of Lathyrus oleraceus cultivar Zhongwan6 chromosome 6, CAAS_Psat_ZW6_1.0, whole genome shotgun sequence DNA encodes these proteins:
- the LOC127097912 gene encoding uncharacterized protein LOC127097912, whose protein sequence is MLPTVTKGRSSSSLSSSSSRPNSTLLPYLRRIVKWQQMDVEYTFWQMLHLCTSPKVVYQHTKYHKQTKNQWARDDPAFVVICSFLLAVATLAYCAAYDHSSGHALFVVFSVLLFHFLLTGIFLATFCWFLTNSYLREEAPNSYVVEQRVEWMYAFDVHCNSFFPMFVLLYVIHYFLSPLLVAHGFIPELLSNLLFMVGASYYHYLNFLGYDVLPFLERTTFFLYPIGVVIVLSPILILSGFNPSRYFMSIYFSRQI, encoded by the exons ATGTTACCAACCGTAACCAAAGGACGTTCTTCTTCCTCTTTATCTTCATCCTCTTCTAGACCTAATTCCACTCTTCTTCCTTACCTCCGAAGAATTGTCAAG TGGCAACAAATGGACGTTGAATATACTTTTTGGCAAATGCTTCATCTATGTACGTCACCAAAAGTTGT CTATCAGCATACAAAATATCACAAAC AAACCAAGAACCAATGGGCACGCGATGACCCTGCATTTGTTGTGATCTGCAGCTTTCTTTTGGCTGTAGCAACTTTGGCTTATTGTGCAGC GTATGACCATAGTTCTGGTCATGCACTTTTTGTTGTCTTCTCAGTGTTGCTTTTCCATTTTCTATTGACTGGCATATTTCTGGCAACCTTTTGTTG GTTTCTAACTAATTCTTATCTTCGAGAAGAGGCTCCAAACAGTTATGTGGTTGAACAGCGTGTTGAATG GATGTATGCATTTGATGTTCACTGCAACTCTTTCTTCCCAATGTTTGTTTTGCTATATG TGATCCATTATTTTCTATCTCCTCTATTGGTGGCTCATGGCTTCATTCCAGAACTGCTATCAAATCTATTATTCATGGTGGGAGCTTCATACTACCATTATCTAAATTTCTTAGGTTATGATG TTCTGCCCTTTTTGGAGAGGACCACCTTTTTTCTGTATCCAATTGGTGTAGTGATTGTTCTTTCTCCCATAT TGATTTTGAGTGGCTTCAATCCTTCTAGATACTTTATGAGCATATACTTCAGCCGGCAGATATGA